A region of Rhodamnia argentea isolate NSW1041297 chromosome 9, ASM2092103v1, whole genome shotgun sequence DNA encodes the following proteins:
- the LOC115754907 gene encoding uncharacterized protein LOC115754907 — MVVMDLVLLSPPSKSVFLSSSVSSSSSAAATSAACRPAVILPGLGNNTGDYGKLQLTLEGFGVPSVVAKVSRLDWFRNAAGLVDPNYWRGTLRPRPVLDWYLKRVDEAVREAKELAQGGSLSLIGHSAGGWLARVYMEEFGVCDISLLLTLGTPHSPPPKGLSGVIDQTRGLLDYVEKNCRNAVYTPELKYVCVAGRYIQGARIFGGSEINVVSAFPVDGDQLISEVSIADDVESATLNTSTWRARFVGQGYKQVCGQADVWGDGVVPEVSAHLEGALNISLDGVYHSPVGSDDVSRPWYGSPAIVEKWIEHLVN; from the exons ATGGTGGTCATGGATTTGGTCCTCCTATCTCCTCCTTCCAAATCCgtcttcctctcctcctccgtctcctcctcctcctccgccgccgccacctccgCAGCCTGCCGCCCTGCCGTCATTCTTCCG GGGTTAGGGAACAACACGGGGGACTACGGGAAGCTGCAACTCACTCTCGAAGGCTTCGGCGTGCCCAGCGTCGTCGCGAAGGTGTCACGACTCGATTGGTTCAGGAACGCCGCTGGCTTGGTCGACCCTAATTACTGGCGCGGCACGCTCCGCCCTCGCCCCGTCCTCGACTg GTACTTGAAGAGGGTCGATGAAGCCGTGCGAGAGGCGAAGGAGCTGGCTCAAG GTGGCTCCCTATCTTTGATTGGACACTCAGCAGGAGGATGGTTAGCACGTGTTTACATGGAAGAATTTGGAGTGTGCGATATATCTCTGTTATTGACTCTGGGCACTCCTCACTC GCCACCCCCAAAAGGACTTTCTGGGGTTATAGATCAAACAAGGGGTCTCTTGGATTATGTTGAGAAGAATTGCAGAAACGCTGTGTATACTCCAGAACTGAAGTATGTATGCGTTGCAGGAAG GTACATACAAGGTGCTCGTATATTCGGTGGCTCAGAGATCAATGTTGTGTCTGCATTTCCAGTTGATGGAGATCAATTGATATCCGAGGTTTCTATTGCTGATGATGTAGAAAGTGCAACATTAAATACGTCCACTTGGCGTGCCCGCTTTGTTGGGCAGGGGTACAAGCAG GTATGCGGGCAAGCAGATGTATGGGGAGATGGAGTCGTGCCAGAAGTATCAGCTCATTTGGAGGGTGCGCTGAACATCAGCTTAGACGGGGTTTATCATTCGCCTGTTGGTTCCGACGACGTATCCAGACCATGGTATGGTTCTCCAGCTATTGTTGAAAAATGGATAGAGCACCTCGTCAATTGA
- the LOC115754904 gene encoding E3 ubiquitin-protein ligase RNF181-like: MPSWNLDLSGTARTSNDPPSLGVLTVFVVRWQSVSRDIGSRWRIYGYTIEVARTSVVLSLAFLQLPEARCVFIEQVLACFGVDRPYQSSFAMRISRAADGLFNLYPDGFHLTAILDLMTAESSEVEDLVMRDLMAQLDSESSWVMRGASESAILGLKEKVYAAEDGECCSICLEDFHRAEKVAELPCSHVFHRPCIIQWLDSSNSCPLCRCQLDT; encoded by the coding sequence ATGCCCTCTTGGAATTTAGACTTGAGCGGGACAGCTCGGACCAGCAACGACCCCCCATCCTTGGGTGTCCTGACGGTGTTTGTTGTTAGATGGCAATCTGTCTCCCGCGACATCGGTAGCCGCTGGAGAATATATGGGTACACCATTGAGGTAGCGAGAACCTCGGTTGTGCTTTCGCTGGCTTTTCTTCAATTGCCGGAGGCTCGCTGCGTCTTCATCGAGCAGGTGCTCGCCTGTTTCGGCGTGGATCGCCCATACCAGTCCTCCTTCGCAATGCGGATTTCGAGAGCCGCCGATGGTTTGTTTAATCTTTATCCAGATGGTTTCCATCTGACGGCGATTCTAGACTTGATGACCGCAGAAAGCTCGGAAGTGGAGGATTTGGTTATGCGCGACTTAATGGCGCAACTTGACTCAGAATCGAGCTGGGTCATGAGGGGTGCTTCAGAGTCGGCCATTCTTGGGCTGAAGGAGAAGGTCTATGCTGCCGAAGATGGGGAGTGTTGTTCGATTTGTCTGGAAGACTTTCACAGGGCAGAAAAGGTCGCGGAACTCCCTTGTTCCCACGTATTCCACCGCCCGTGCATCATTCAGTGGTTGGACAGTAGTAACTCCTGCCCCCTCTGTCGCTGTCAGTTAGATACTTAA